Proteins co-encoded in one Streptococcus ruminicola genomic window:
- a CDS encoding competence protein CoiA, giving the protein MLSALDENGKLVSLLDEIPKRQAFTCPACHSPVRLRHGQIMRPHFAHVSLQNCDFYSENESDEHLGLKAELYRSISRTDEVVIEKILPELGQVADLFVNDKLALEVQCSRLSEKRLRQRTISYQNAGYSVLWLLGEKLWLRHHLTPLHRQFLYFSQNMGFHMWELDLKKSEIRLNYLIYEDLHGQVHYLTKSCAFSADVMAFLRLPYQRQTLSAYQVTQDSKITSYIQKQLIARNSRWLKRQEEAYLKGKNLLTQSLSEFYPQVKPPEFKEGFCQIKQDLTAFYKIFEDYYQNQGQKRIQMLYPPAYYGRMVNNTQKRRK; this is encoded by the coding sequence ATGCTGTCTGCGCTTGATGAAAATGGAAAATTAGTTTCTTTGTTAGATGAAATACCGAAACGGCAAGCTTTTACTTGTCCAGCCTGTCATTCACCAGTTCGACTGAGACATGGTCAGATTATGCGTCCGCATTTTGCTCATGTGTCTTTGCAGAATTGTGATTTTTATAGTGAAAATGAAAGTGACGAGCACCTAGGGTTAAAAGCGGAGCTGTATCGCAGCATTTCGCGAACAGATGAAGTTGTTATTGAAAAGATTTTGCCTGAACTAGGGCAGGTGGCAGATTTATTTGTAAATGATAAGCTAGCTCTTGAGGTGCAGTGCTCACGTTTATCCGAAAAACGACTTAGACAACGAACGATTTCATATCAAAATGCAGGCTATTCTGTCCTCTGGCTTTTAGGTGAGAAATTGTGGCTTCGTCATCATTTAACGCCGTTACATCGCCAGTTCCTTTATTTTTCGCAGAATATGGGCTTTCACATGTGGGAATTAGATTTAAAGAAATCGGAGATACGGCTTAATTATCTTATTTATGAGGATTTGCATGGGCAGGTTCATTATTTGACAAAGTCGTGTGCTTTTTCGGCTGATGTCATGGCATTTTTACGACTTCCTTATCAAAGACAAACTTTGTCTGCATATCAAGTCACTCAAGATTCAAAGATAACGTCTTACATTCAAAAGCAGCTCATCGCTCGAAATTCTCGTTGGTTAAAACGTCAAGAAGAGGCATATCTAAAGGGAAAAAATCTCCTTACTCAATCTTTGTCGGAATTTTATCCGCAAGTGAAACCACCTGAATTTAAGGAAGGATTTTGTCAGATTAAGCAAGATTTGACAGCATTTTACAAGATTTTTGAGGATTATTATCAAAATCAAGGCCAAAAACGAATTCAAATGCTTTACCCACCAGCATATTATGGTAGAATGGTTAATAATACCCAGAAAAGGAGAAAATGA
- the pepF gene encoding oligoendopeptidase F — protein sequence MSDNRSHIDEKYKWDLSTVFATDDAWEEALAELDSDLEDAKKFKGHLIESSKTLLDITESYLELSRRLEKVYVYASMKNDQDTTVAKYQEFEAKATTLYAKYSEVFAFYEPELMQLSQDDFAKFVAETPALSDYAHFFEKLFKRQAHVLSQKEEELLAGAHEIFGAAGETFEILDNADIVFPVVLDEEGNEVQLTHGNFISLLESKNRDVRKAAYEAMYATYEQYQHTYAKTLQTNVKVHNFDARVHHFKSAREAALSANFIPESVYDTLIERVNAHLPLLHRYVELRKKVLKLDDLKMYDIHTPLSEMDMSFTYEEALKKAEEVLSVFGKDYSERVHRAFTERWIDVNVNKGKRSGAYSGGAYDTNAFMLLNWQDTLDNLFTLVHETGHSLHSTFTRETQPYVYGDYSIFLAEIASTTNENILTETLLKEVDDDKARFAILNHFLDGFKGTIFRQAQFAEFEDMIHKADQAGEVLTSEYLNNLYADLNEKYYGLSKEDNPEIQYEWARIPHFYYNYYVYQYSTGFAAASYLADKVVHGTQVDIDRYLDYLKAGNSDYPLNVIEKAGVDMTSSDYLDAAFKIFEERLNELETLVEKGAHL from the coding sequence ATGTCAGATAATCGTAGTCATATTGATGAAAAGTATAAATGGGATTTGAGTACTGTCTTTGCAACAGATGATGCTTGGGAAGAAGCACTAGCTGAGCTTGATTCAGATTTAGAAGATGCTAAAAAATTTAAAGGGCACTTGATTGAATCAAGTAAGACTTTGCTCGATATCACTGAAAGTTATCTTGAATTGTCACGCCGCTTGGAAAAAGTTTATGTCTATGCGTCAATGAAAAATGACCAAGATACAACAGTTGCTAAATACCAAGAATTTGAAGCAAAAGCAACAACACTTTACGCCAAATACAGCGAAGTTTTTGCATTTTATGAACCAGAATTGATGCAATTATCTCAAGATGATTTCGCTAAATTTGTGGCTGAAACACCAGCACTTTCAGATTATGCTCATTTCTTTGAAAAACTTTTCAAACGTCAAGCACACGTCTTGTCACAAAAAGAAGAAGAGTTGCTAGCAGGTGCTCACGAAATCTTTGGTGCAGCTGGAGAGACTTTTGAAATTCTAGATAATGCTGACATTGTCTTTCCTGTTGTTTTGGATGAAGAGGGCAATGAAGTTCAACTAACACATGGTAACTTCATCAGTCTTTTGGAATCAAAAAATCGCGATGTTCGAAAAGCGGCTTACGAAGCTATGTATGCTACGTATGAACAATATCAACATACTTATGCCAAAACACTTCAAACAAATGTAAAAGTTCATAACTTTGATGCTCGTGTTCACCATTTCAAATCAGCGCGTGAAGCAGCACTTTCAGCAAACTTCATTCCTGAATCTGTCTACGATACTTTGATTGAACGCGTGAATGCACACTTGCCATTGCTTCATCGCTATGTGGAACTTCGTAAGAAAGTTCTTAAACTTGATGATTTGAAAATGTATGATATTCATACACCTTTGTCTGAAATGGATATGAGTTTCACTTACGAGGAAGCTTTGAAAAAAGCAGAAGAGGTTTTGTCTGTCTTTGGTAAAGATTATTCAGAACGTGTTCATCGAGCTTTCACAGAACGCTGGATTGACGTTAATGTCAACAAAGGAAAACGTTCAGGAGCTTATTCTGGTGGGGCTTATGATACAAATGCCTTTATGCTTTTGAACTGGCAAGATACACTTGATAATCTTTTCACTTTGGTACACGAAACAGGGCACAGCCTTCATTCTACTTTTACGCGTGAAACTCAACCATACGTTTACGGTGATTACAGTATTTTCTTGGCTGAAATTGCTTCAACGACGAATGAAAATATCTTAACAGAAACACTTTTGAAAGAAGTTGACGATGATAAAGCTCGCTTTGCGATTTTGAATCATTTCTTGGATGGTTTCAAAGGAACAATCTTCCGTCAAGCACAGTTTGCAGAGTTTGAAGATATGATTCATAAAGCAGATCAAGCTGGTGAAGTATTGACAAGTGAATACCTTAACAATCTTTATGCAGACCTAAATGAAAAATATTACGGACTCAGTAAAGAAGATAATCCAGAAATTCAATACGAATGGGCACGCATTCCGCATTTCTACTATAATTACTATGTCTATCAATACTCTACAGGATTTGCAGCAGCAAGTTATCTAGCTGATAAAGTGGTTCACGGTACACAAGTTGATATCGACCGTTACCTTGATTACCTCAAGGCTGGTAATTCTGATTACCCACTTAATGTGATTGAAAAAGCTGGAGTTGATATGACAAGCAGTGATTATTTGGATGCTGCATTCAAGATTTTTGAAGAGCGTCTAAATGAATTAGAAACTTTGGTCGAAAAAGGAGCACACCTTTAA
- a CDS encoding GNAT family N-acetyltransferase, with protein sequence MEIRKLDVNDEAAYRVYQTALENDDNPFITTREIGDFKTFVENSRAQETQATNPDYSTMTTYYAFVNGKIAARISCRWQLEKGNLATIGGHIGYQTSPEFRRQGIMTKLLNFALEQYAKRGINPVLITAREDNIASRRTIEKAGGILENIIDLEDGHRLARYWITLDLENSD encoded by the coding sequence ATGGAAATTAGGAAACTAGATGTTAATGATGAAGCGGCTTACCGAGTTTATCAAACAGCTTTGGAAAATGACGATAACCCTTTTATCACGACACGTGAGATTGGTGATTTTAAAACCTTTGTGGAAAATAGCAGAGCGCAAGAAACACAAGCTACTAATCCTGATTATTCAACGATGACGACCTATTATGCCTTTGTGAATGGAAAAATTGCTGCGCGTATATCTTGTCGATGGCAGTTGGAAAAGGGTAATCTTGCGACGATTGGTGGACATATCGGCTATCAAACCTCACCAGAATTTAGACGACAAGGTATTATGACAAAACTTCTTAACTTTGCTCTTGAGCAATATGCCAAACGTGGCATCAATCCTGTGCTTATCACAGCGCGTGAGGACAATATTGCCAGTCGTAGAACCATTGAAAAAGCTGGTGGTATTTTGGAAAATATTATTGACCTAGAAGACGGGCATCGTCTAGCGCGTTATTGGATTACCTTGGACTTGGAGAATTCAGATTAA
- a CDS encoding HAD-IA family hydrolase — translation MTTLIWDFDGTLVDSYEAIGEALKVTYAHYDLVFDEEWVMDFIIKESVKALLYQVAEKEEIDFPELSAFFKKEQEARDHMIKPMPHLAEVLKQTKQAGVSHFVYTHKGITANDVLERLGVRQYFTEVVTSANGFARKPEPEAIDYLLEKYHLDKAETYYVGDRRIDVEAAENAGIKSINLGQPSSKINQKIADLSDIPVLLTA, via the coding sequence GTGACAACTTTGATTTGGGATTTTGACGGAACTTTAGTGGATTCATATGAAGCGATTGGAGAGGCTTTGAAAGTCACTTATGCGCATTATGACTTGGTTTTTGATGAAGAATGGGTCATGGATTTTATCATTAAAGAATCCGTCAAAGCTTTGCTTTATCAGGTCGCAGAGAAGGAAGAGATAGATTTTCCTGAACTATCAGCCTTCTTTAAAAAAGAGCAGGAAGCGCGTGACCACATGATAAAACCAATGCCACATTTGGCAGAGGTCTTAAAGCAAACTAAGCAGGCTGGCGTTAGCCATTTTGTCTATACTCATAAAGGCATTACGGCTAATGATGTTTTAGAGAGACTTGGGGTGCGTCAGTATTTCACAGAAGTAGTGACATCAGCCAATGGCTTTGCACGCAAACCTGAGCCAGAAGCTATTGATTACCTGCTTGAAAAATACCATCTTGATAAGGCTGAGACTTATTATGTTGGTGACCGTCGCATTGATGTTGAAGCGGCTGAAAATGCTGGTATTAAGTCCATTAATCTTGGACAACCATCATCAAAAATCAATCAAAAAATCGCAGATTTGTCTGATATTCCAGTACTTTTAACAGCATAA
- a CDS encoding O-methyltransferase yields MVKSYSKTANHNMRRPVVKEGVVRYMRTRQKQNDGFLAELEAFAHQENIPIIQHEVVAYFRFLLQTLQPKNILEIGTAIGFSALLMAENAPEAKITTLDRNPEMIAFAKENFAKYDTRKQITLVEGDAVDTLSTLEGEYDFVFMDSAKSKYIVFLPEVLKHLKVGGVVIFDDVFQGGDIVKPIEEVRRGQRTIYRGLQRLFDATLDNPNLTASLLPLSDGLLMLRKNAEDVEL; encoded by the coding sequence ATGGTTAAATCATATTCAAAAACAGCAAATCACAATATGCGACGTCCTGTTGTTAAAGAGGGTGTCGTGCGTTATATGCGAACACGTCAAAAGCAAAATGATGGTTTTTTAGCGGAATTAGAAGCTTTTGCACATCAAGAAAATATCCCGATTATCCAGCACGAAGTCGTAGCTTATTTCCGTTTCTTGTTGCAAACCTTGCAACCTAAGAATATCTTGGAAATTGGGACAGCAATTGGTTTTTCAGCGCTTTTGATGGCAGAAAATGCACCAGAAGCTAAGATTACAACACTCGATCGTAATCCAGAAATGATTGCTTTTGCTAAGGAAAACTTTGCAAAATACGACACTCGCAAGCAAATCACATTAGTTGAAGGTGATGCCGTTGATACTCTTTCGACCCTTGAAGGTGAGTATGACTTTGTCTTCATGGATTCAGCAAAATCAAAATACATCGTCTTTTTGCCAGAAGTTTTGAAACACTTGAAAGTTGGAGGCGTCGTGATTTTTGACGATGTCTTCCAAGGTGGCGACATTGTCAAACCAATCGAAGAAGTGCGTCGCGGACAGCGCACGATTTACCGTGGACTTCAACGACTTTTCGACGCAACGCTTGATAATCCAAATCTGACAGCAAGCCTTTTACCACTTAGTGACGGACTGCTAATGCTCCGTAAAAATGCTGAAGATGTAGAACTGTAA
- a CDS encoding peptidyl-prolyl cis-trans isomerase → MANKEKSGFSKMIQSKAFKGVSIAVASALIGAGVTYLATNNNSETKALVTMKGNTITVSDFYSAAKSTSSSQQTMLNLILSRVFEDQYGDKVSDKDVTKAYNTTASSYGSSFSSALQAAGLTTDTYKQQIRTSMLVEYAVKEAAKDKLTTKNYKDAYKDYNADTTATVIALTDEDKAKSVHDQATAEGADFDKIAKENTTAKKTEYTFDSADTKLPSDVMAAAFKQDEGSVSDVIKVMNSSTYSYTYYIVKTTKKTDKNADWKTYKKRLKKIIMAKYQNDTNFQNQVIGKALDKANVKIKDRSFASILSQYATSTSSSSSKASSSSSEASSQASSSEASSTEDSSTAESSSTDSAE, encoded by the coding sequence ATGGCTAACAAAGAAAAATCAGGATTTTCAAAAATGATCCAAAGCAAGGCTTTTAAAGGTGTTTCTATTGCCGTGGCATCAGCTCTTATTGGTGCTGGCGTTACTTACCTTGCTACAAACAACAATTCTGAAACTAAAGCTCTTGTTACAATGAAAGGTAACACAATTACAGTATCAGACTTCTACAGTGCAGCTAAAAGCACATCATCATCTCAACAAACAATGTTGAATTTGATTTTGTCACGTGTCTTTGAAGATCAATATGGTGATAAAGTTTCTGACAAAGACGTTACCAAAGCTTATAACACAACAGCTTCATCATATGGTTCATCATTCTCAAGCGCTCTTCAAGCAGCAGGATTGACAACAGATACTTACAAACAACAAATTCGCACATCAATGCTTGTCGAATACGCTGTTAAAGAAGCTGCTAAAGACAAATTAACAACTAAAAACTACAAAGACGCTTATAAAGACTACAACGCAGACACAACTGCTACAGTTATTGCATTAACTGACGAAGATAAAGCAAAATCAGTTCACGATCAAGCAACAGCAGAAGGTGCTGATTTTGATAAAATCGCTAAAGAAAACACAACAGCTAAGAAAACTGAATACACATTTGATTCAGCAGACACTAAATTGCCATCAGATGTTATGGCAGCTGCCTTCAAACAAGACGAAGGTTCAGTATCAGATGTGATTAAAGTGATGAACTCATCAACATATTCATACACTTACTACATCGTTAAAACAACTAAGAAAACAGATAAAAATGCTGACTGGAAAACTTACAAAAAACGCTTGAAGAAAATTATTATGGCTAAATACCAAAATGATACAAACTTCCAAAACCAAGTTATCGGTAAAGCACTTGATAAAGCTAATGTGAAAATCAAAGATCGTAGCTTCGCAAGCATTCTTTCACAATATGCTACAAGCACATCTTCATCATCTTCAAAAGCTTCATCAAGCTCAAGTGAAGCTTCAAGCCAAGCAAGTTCTTCAGAAGCTAGCTCAACTGAAGACTCTTCAACAGCAGAATCAAGTTCTACAGATTCAGCTGAATAA
- the alaS gene encoding alanine--tRNA ligase yields MKQLTSAQVRQMWLDFWKSKGHSVEPSANLVPVNDPTLLWINSGVATLKKYFDGSVIPENPRITNAQKAIRTNDIENVGKTARHHTMFEMLGNFSVGDYFRDEAITWGFELLTSPEWFDFPKDKLYMTYYPDDKDTYNRWISLGVEPSHLIPIEDNFWEIGAGPSGPDTEIFFDRGEDFDPDHVGIKLLAEDIENDRYIEIWNIVLSQFNADPAVPRSEYKELPHKNIDTGAGLERLVAVMQGAKTNFETDLFMPIIREIEKLSGKTYDPDGDNMSFKVIADHIRSLSFAIGDGALPGNEGRGYVLRRLLRRAVMHGRHLGINETFLYKLVPTVGKIMESYYPEVLEKREFIEKIVRREEETFARTIDAGSNMLDQLLADLKAAGKDTVEGKDIFKLYDTYGFPVELTEELAEDKGFKIDHAGFEAAMKEQQERARASVVKGGSMGMQNETLSSITEESVFSYEEEVLDSTLSVIIADNERTEAVSEGQALLVFAKTPFYAEMGGQVADHGVIKNDKGDIVARVIDVQKAPNGQALHTVDVLASLSVGTTYTLEIDSKRRHSVIKNHTATHLLHAALHHVIGEHATQAGSLNEEGFLRFDFTHFEAVTADELRQIEEEVNQQIWNAIPVKTVETDIDTAKSMGAMALFGEKYGKNVRVVTIGDYSIELCGGTHVSNTAEIGIFKIVKEEGIGSGTRRILAVTGKEAFEAYRQEEEDLKAIAETLKVPQLKEVTKKVVSLQEQLHKLQKENAELKEKAAAAQAGDVFKDVKEANGLRFIASQVTVSDAGALRTFADNWKQKDYSDVLVLAAAIGEKVNVLVASKSKDVHAGNLIKTLAPIVSGRGGGKPDMAMAGGSDAAKIADLLAAVAENL; encoded by the coding sequence ATGAAACAATTGACTAGTGCGCAAGTGCGCCAAATGTGGTTAGACTTTTGGAAATCAAAAGGTCACTCTGTTGAACCTTCTGCAAACTTGGTTCCTGTAAACGACCCAACTTTGTTGTGGATTAACTCAGGTGTTGCGACACTTAAAAAATACTTTGATGGTTCAGTAATTCCAGAAAACCCACGTATCACTAATGCTCAAAAAGCTATCCGTACAAACGACATCGAAAATGTTGGTAAAACAGCTCGTCACCACACAATGTTTGAAATGTTGGGTAACTTCTCTGTTGGTGATTACTTCCGTGATGAAGCAATTACTTGGGGATTTGAATTATTGACAAGTCCAGAATGGTTTGACTTCCCTAAAGACAAACTTTACATGACTTATTACCCTGATGATAAAGATACTTACAACCGTTGGATTTCACTTGGTGTTGAACCAAGCCACTTGATTCCAATCGAAGATAATTTCTGGGAAATCGGTGCTGGACCTTCAGGACCAGATACTGAAATCTTCTTTGACCGTGGTGAAGACTTTGACCCAGACCACGTTGGTATCAAACTTCTTGCTGAAGATATCGAAAACGACCGTTATATCGAAATCTGGAACATCGTGTTGTCACAATTTAACGCTGACCCAGCTGTCCCACGTTCAGAATACAAAGAATTGCCACACAAAAACATTGATACTGGTGCTGGTTTGGAACGTTTGGTTGCTGTTATGCAAGGGGCTAAAACAAACTTTGAAACTGACCTCTTCATGCCAATCATTCGTGAAATCGAAAAATTATCTGGTAAAACTTACGATCCAGATGGCGACAACATGAGCTTTAAAGTCATCGCTGACCACATTCGTTCACTTTCATTTGCAATCGGTGATGGTGCTCTTCCAGGTAACGAAGGTCGTGGATACGTTCTTCGTCGTTTGCTTCGTCGTGCTGTTATGCATGGTCGTCACCTTGGTATCAATGAAACATTCTTGTACAAATTGGTTCCAACTGTTGGTAAAATCATGGAATCATACTACCCAGAAGTACTTGAAAAACGTGAATTTATCGAAAAAATCGTTCGTCGTGAAGAAGAAACTTTTGCACGTACAATCGATGCTGGTTCAAACATGCTTGACCAATTGTTGGCTGATTTGAAAGCTGCAGGTAAAGACACTGTTGAGGGTAAAGATATCTTCAAATTGTATGATACATACGGATTCCCAGTTGAATTGACTGAGGAATTGGCTGAAGATAAAGGATTCAAGATTGACCACGCTGGCTTTGAAGCTGCCATGAAAGAACAACAAGAACGCGCTCGCGCAAGTGTTGTTAAAGGTGGTTCAATGGGTATGCAAAACGAAACATTGTCAAGCATCACTGAAGAATCAGTCTTTAGCTATGAAGAAGAAGTTCTTGACTCTACATTGTCAGTAATCATTGCTGATAACGAACGTACTGAAGCTGTTTCAGAAGGTCAAGCTTTACTTGTTTTCGCTAAAACACCATTCTACGCTGAAATGGGTGGTCAAGTAGCTGACCACGGTGTTATCAAAAACGATAAAGGCGACATCGTTGCTCGTGTGATTGATGTTCAAAAAGCACCAAATGGTCAAGCTCTTCACACAGTTGATGTTCTAGCAAGCTTGTCAGTTGGTACAACATACACTCTTGAAATCGACAGCAAACGTCGTCACAGTGTTATCAAAAACCACACAGCTACTCACTTGCTTCACGCTGCACTTCACCACGTTATCGGTGAACACGCTACTCAAGCTGGTTCTCTTAACGAAGAAGGATTCTTGCGCTTTGACTTCACTCACTTTGAAGCAGTAACTGCTGATGAATTGCGTCAAATCGAAGAAGAAGTTAACCAACAAATCTGGAATGCTATCCCAGTTAAGACTGTTGAAACTGACATTGATACAGCTAAATCAATGGGTGCTATGGCCTTGTTCGGTGAAAAATACGGTAAAAACGTACGTGTTGTAACAATTGGTGATTACTCAATTGAACTTTGTGGCGGTACACACGTTTCAAATACAGCAGAAATCGGAATCTTCAAGATTGTTAAAGAAGAAGGTATCGGTTCAGGAACTCGTCGTATCCTTGCTGTAACTGGTAAAGAAGCCTTTGAAGCATACCGCCAAGAAGAAGAAGACCTTAAAGCAATCGCTGAAACTCTTAAAGTACCTCAACTTAAAGAAGTTACTAAGAAAGTTGTAAGCTTGCAAGAACAATTGCACAAATTGCAAAAAGAAAATGCTGAGTTGAAAGAAAAAGCAGCAGCAGCTCAAGCTGGTGACGTCTTCAAAGATGTTAAAGAAGCAAATGGTCTTCGCTTTATTGCTAGCCAAGTAACTGTTTCTGACGCTGGAGCTCTTCGTACATTTGCTGATAACTGGAAACAAAAAGATTACTCTGATGTTCTTGTATTGGCAGCAGCTATTGGCGAAAAAGTAAACGTCCTTGTTGCAAGCAAATCTAAAGATGTTCATGCTGGTAACTTGATTAAAACTTTGGCACCAATCGTATCAGGTCGTGGTGGTGGTAAACCAGACATGGCTATGGCCGGTGGTTCAGATGCTGCTAAAATCGCTGACCTTCTTGCAGCAGTAGCAGAAAATCTATAA
- a CDS encoding M50 family metallopeptidase gives MRKLPSPVCVTFLFLLLLMIIFPSVRETFILSYISIMLAILFHEFGHFAVGYINGVKPQHLIVGFIKFDFENGFRVRFNDNWMYYGGIYRYKVAKYPEKSMLKLLVGGPLVSLLGSFVLFSQLEFLKVFGYSSLLLFIATAAPINFSGLCNDGFKAYKLLMKDDLFLLYQRVSNQLLQDYSVTTFDEVPKVCSTLENKNIPDYMINTFLLYLIYAWLLQGEMLQIRNSYQRLTEIKLSNQFNRNYYYSLLVSLEALVYKRVSSDLFAKINLEKLDKISQKRLQYLSCFYLENSEDISEKKIAFQEVLSLYSEQKSVLVQAEKQFLV, from the coding sequence ATGAGAAAATTACCTTCGCCAGTTTGTGTAACATTTTTGTTCTTACTTTTGTTGATGATAATATTTCCATCAGTACGAGAAACATTTATCTTAAGTTATATTAGCATTATGTTGGCTATTTTATTTCATGAATTTGGTCATTTTGCAGTTGGTTATATTAATGGCGTAAAACCACAGCATCTTATTGTTGGCTTTATCAAATTTGATTTTGAAAATGGATTTCGTGTGAGATTTAATGATAACTGGATGTATTATGGTGGTATTTATCGCTATAAGGTAGCAAAGTATCCAGAAAAATCAATGTTAAAGTTACTAGTTGGAGGTCCATTAGTTAGTTTACTTGGTTCATTTGTCTTGTTTTCACAGTTGGAATTTTTGAAAGTATTTGGATATTCTAGCCTATTATTATTTATAGCAACGGCAGCTCCAATAAACTTTTCTGGCTTATGCAACGATGGTTTTAAGGCATATAAATTGTTAATGAAAGATGACTTATTTCTTTTATATCAAAGAGTATCTAATCAATTATTGCAAGATTATAGCGTTACGACTTTTGATGAAGTTCCAAAAGTTTGTAGCACTTTAGAAAACAAAAATATTCCTGACTATATGATAAATACTTTTTTATTGTATCTGATTTATGCTTGGTTATTGCAAGGAGAAATGTTGCAGATTAGAAATAGTTATCAAAGATTGACAGAGATAAAGCTAAGTAATCAGTTTAATCGAAATTATTACTATAGCCTTCTAGTAAGTTTAGAAGCATTAGTGTATAAGAGGGTGTCTAGTGACTTGTTTGCTAAAATAAACTTGGAGAAATTAGATAAGATTAGCCAAAAACGTCTGCAATATCTATCATGTTTTTATTTAGAAAATAGTGAAGATATAAGTGAGAAAAAAATCGCTTTTCAAGAGGTGTTATCATTATATAGTGAACAAAAATCAGTTTTAGTTCAAGCCGAAAAACAGTTTTTAGTATAA
- a CDS encoding carbon-nitrogen family hydrolase produces MKVSLIQMAIYEAEPKKNIENVLAWLEKAALDEPDVIVLPEMWNTGYALEQIAELADENGQETKNLLGKFAKDHQVNLVAGSVATKKETGFFNTTYVFNRSGQVIADYDKVHLFGLMGEDRFLQAGHRESTFELDGVKAASVICYDIRFPEWVRTLMSSGAKVLFVVAEWPEARVEQWEILLRARAVENQAFVVAVNRVGQGVLDDFSGHSLVINPLGQIILQTTDYQEGIFTVDLDLAEVEKIRGHIPVFEDRKPELYH; encoded by the coding sequence ATGAAAGTTTCACTAATTCAGATGGCTATTTACGAAGCTGAGCCGAAGAAAAACATTGAGAATGTCTTAGCTTGGTTAGAAAAAGCAGCGCTTGATGAGCCTGATGTGATTGTTTTGCCAGAAATGTGGAATACAGGTTATGCTTTGGAGCAAATAGCAGAGCTTGCTGATGAGAATGGTCAAGAAACCAAAAACTTGCTTGGAAAGTTTGCGAAGGATCACCAGGTTAATCTGGTGGCTGGTTCTGTGGCAACAAAAAAAGAAACTGGCTTTTTTAATACGACTTATGTTTTTAACCGATCTGGTCAGGTGATTGCTGATTATGATAAAGTTCATCTTTTTGGCTTGATGGGAGAAGATCGTTTTTTGCAGGCTGGGCATCGTGAAAGTACTTTTGAGCTTGATGGTGTCAAGGCAGCTAGTGTCATTTGCTATGATATCCGTTTTCCAGAATGGGTGAGAACCTTGATGTCAAGCGGAGCCAAGGTTTTATTTGTCGTAGCTGAATGGCCAGAAGCACGTGTAGAACAGTGGGAGATTTTACTGCGTGCGCGTGCAGTTGAAAATCAAGCTTTTGTAGTGGCTGTCAACCGTGTTGGTCAAGGAGTGTTGGACGATTTTTCTGGGCATTCATTGGTAATCAACCCTTTGGGACAGATTATTTTGCAGACGACAGATTATCAAGAAGGTATCTTTACAGTTGATCTTGATTTAGCGGAAGTTGAGAAAATTCGAGGTCATATTCCAGTCTTTGAAGATCGCAAACCAGAGTTGTATCATTAG